aggccggagtggaatatcgagtTGTCtaggggggacatggaccaagtcgagGAATTGTTAGAAACCATAGAAGCTCATAAGCTGATAGGAGTGACTGGCGCGTCCatcatgttctcctttttcaAATGtcgagtccagccaatccaacagcgccacaacCTTAGATTCGAGTACACGGGCGTTGAGGATCCGTCTCGcctgtgcgcagaagagctgtCAGATGACGCCGCACTCCTCCGAGTTAgggggtgctgctggacgtggacaccgtcccctacgtcccaggattgttttccgcacaaaatcctccgaaaccggtgagtattcgactactttttgttggaaACAGACTCTGTTCCGCCGCtactaactgaaaaccttctgcaAGGGCACACAgaactgtaccgcagctacccgccgcaacccgacatccctcggccagaccacctcctccccagcgccgctgttgaagcaaagagggctcggatagcccaggctctgcacagcagcgagtccacagaggacgggagccccctggcagagaaggaagccgagggggaggcgaggagggacaactcccccggaccagccATGGAGTTGACCAAAACTCTGCCTCaggtcccgcagggtcgccgGGTGACGCGCAAGCGGAAAGCACAAGTAGTCGAATCTTCCAGGTATGAACTTGCTGCCCTTGTTGAATCACCAAACATTAATATGATTGCACACTGACGGTATCCAGTTGTAGTCCTTCCGCTTCTCCACCCAGGACCGAGCTCGAAGAAGTGGGAACAGAACCAGCATCAGCTGCAACcgtgaccattgccgtggcgggcaccgcgccatcggctggtgtgaccccgtcGCCGGCGACGACCACCCCGCGACGGGCCATACGAGTGAAGAAGGTCGTTATGAAGAAATTGACTCTGTAAGCTTGCATCTTGTAGCATAGTAAACATTCTGCTTTTTTTGACTTGTGTGATGATATAACTGAATCGGCTTtgttaggtctgcaagcgccaCTCCACCCAAGTCAAAACTAGCCTCGACGACTCCAGCCCCTGAGCCATCATCCCCAAGGGAGTCCACGCCCACGGAGCCAGCCACGACAACTCCAGCgcccgagccatcagccccgGAAGGGGCAACGCCCAtagagccagcccccgaggcagacgcggcgctgcccgacttgccgcctcccgagctccaacaaggcgaagccagagctggtggcgaggaacaagttgaggcccctgatgccgctcctgcagatggcacaggtaagcggcTGACCGCCCCGGGCTGGTTGCTAAGACCCCCGGCGTTATGTGCTGAATGCCTCCTGTCTTGTAGGTGCTGAACAATCGCCTCCTGAAGAAGCCGCGGAGGCCGCGACCCCTAGGGAGCTGCTGATGATGGGGCACGGGTACAAGAACCATATCCCCATGGAACTGATTTGACGATCCGCTGCTGACGGCCAGCAATAAAAAGACCTTCGAGCAAACATACAAGGAACTGTACGACTATGCCATGGTAAGTCGTGACAACTCCTCTGCTTGTAGTCGTTGTCGAATGACCTGTTTTTAATCTCACCCCctatgcagaacgtgatcacTCAATCGGAGAAGAAATCCGATAAGCTGAAAGCtgttgtgagtggtcaccaagaaCTTGCTGCCAAAGACAAGCGCATATCCGAGGAGATaatgaagaactgctatcttcagagagagctcgacacGCTGAAACATGAacggactcgagagacatggctcctcaagaatgacctaTGAAACCTTGAGAAAGCCAACTCTGAGCTCCAAaaacaactcgaggaacaaCAGACGGCGCACCAGaagcagctcaaagagcagaagaaagcgcaccaagatAAGCCATTGCtgccctcgagtactttccttAACGGGTTTCTTTGGacactgaaaatatcttcaccccagagcttaggaaaatcttaaaatacaaagaagagctgcttactgacgtgaagaatatgctgtatcgccgtacagatgatgttgagaggctgcagaaggtagttGCCGATACTGAAGAACAGTTCACCGACTACCTTCGGCAAATCAAGACACTAGGCGAGGAGAAAAGCCGGCGGGAGAAGGAACTGGAAATTCTCAAGGAAGCTGCCTAGACGCTCGTGGATATGGTGGATTTAGCAGAAGGGGGCAAAGCAGACAAGCATCCCCTGCTGGATCGACTTTGCGGGGCGCCCGGAAGAGTCATGAAGATCTTTATGGAGGCCCCGTCGCATGCGTCAGCCATGCCCTGGCAtttgtaaagtccttttggccagaagctTCGCTGGGAATGTTCGcacagggagtggctgcggagtgcacgGAACAGCAATTccacgagtacctccaagaagcccaacttGTAGTAGAACagatagtacaaagtgtactgcaagattagggtgtaaagaacaagtactcattgtcatgtgtataaattttatttgatgtctctacttgtatgtgtcttagctgaattgtcatccaggctcagaggctaagtagtagacactatcCCAGGTGCaccgaccctggaagtagtcgtagtagcTTAGAGTAGGAACCCAACTAACAAGTTAGCCGTAACCCGAGCGGGTAGGTCTAACctattaggaaagaacgcgagcatcatcacGAAATTGCCGTGTTTATGGCAAAGAAAACGAAACTAACCTGAGTGCactgactctgggtgtagtcgagatcgctcctcatgtgagcacGTCCAACAAGGTAGGCATAagccaatcgaacggatcgaatcTGTTGGGAAATAATGCGGGCATCATCGCGCAACTGCCACGCTGCTGGCAAGGAGTCGAGATTGCCCCGAGTGCAGTGACTCTGGGCATAGTTGACATAGCTCCGtacgcgagcccatccaacaagttaggcatAAACCAttcgaacggatcgatcttgttgggaaagatgTGATCATCATCACGAACGACCATCTaaggtcatggcgagaagtcgatAAAGTAAGGATGTGACTGTAGCCTCCGTCAATCTTGCGACAAGGTGgcgatttatataaaacatgcacgtggccgtagcctctgtATGTTCATAGAGAAATTTACAATCCGAATTTTGTGGCGCGAGGACTCCAATTTGATTCGGAAGAGAAAAAGACCACCTGAGCACCCGGAGATCAGCCATCTTCGAACActttcttatgggtagaacttgtgcAGGTTCTAAATGTTCCAAGAtttcggaacatcttggccctcgggatattgtagtcgatatgatccTGGTATTGTAACCTGCTTAACGACGAACAagccctcccatcttgagttgagcttgtgtaggccggactcgtcttaaatgcgacgtaggaccaagtcaccGATGCTGAATGATCGTTCCCTCATGTTGCAATCGTGATATCGCTGAATCCCCTGcaagtatcgggctgactgaacaagagcggtgcagcgagcttcttcgacagaatcgagctctaactgcctcgcttcatccgcctcgccttcatcaTACATTTTGACCCGTGGgaatttccacatgatgtcagctggcaggatagcttcagagccgtagacgaggaagaacggagtttgtcctgtggctttggacggctgagtccggagcccccagacgacatgtggcagctcatgtatccacttttctcctttcttgctgttttcatcataaagtcttttcttgaggccctcaattatcatgccattcgcccattcgacttgaccattggctcttgggtgtgcaacagagacatatttgacctcgatgcacgtgttttcacagaactcccagaactggttagccgtgaagtttgatcccaggtccatgatgatggtattggggaagccaaagcgatgcaagatatcagagatgaagtcaacaactcgatctggcgtgagcttggctatcggcttgtactcgatccacttggtgaacttgtcgatagccaccaagaCATGAGTGAGaccgcctggcgccatcgtgaagggcccgatcatatccaggctccagcaagcaaacgggcaagatggcggtatggtgatgagaccgTGAGccgggacgtgagattgctttccaaagaattggcagttttggcatctcctcacgaggtcttcagcatcggacactacagtgggccaccagaaaccagctctatatgcttttcccaccagtgttcttgaagccgcgtggttgccgcaaatgccctcgtgtatctcccgcaatatgtcgtagccgtcttctttggtgacgcatttcatgagcacCTCggaccgtgcgccgcgccgatagagcttgctgtcgaccaggATGAAACCCTTGCTTTTGCGCATGACACGGGCTGGCTCTGTGCTTCTTGCGTCCACCCCGGCCGGAAGTGTTTGATTCCGAAtaaagtcgatataagcctttctccagtcctccccgagcatcataacctccggATCAGGCTGTTGGGGGCCATCATCAGTGGCTACTTGTggtgaggacttaatggatggttgttttagctcctggacgaaaactcccgctggaacctgtgcacgggtggacCCTAGATTGGAGAGCATGTCAgcaccaacattatgctcccgtaccacatggtgaacctccaggccggaaaacttATTCTCCAGCTTGCGTACTTCCTGTATATAGgcatccatcatctccttgttgcagtcccactctttgttgacttgctgaaccacAAGAAGAGAGTCATCGTACACAAGTAGtcgtttgatccctagtgatatcgccaaacgaagcccgtgaagcaaggcttcatactcggcttcattattggatacctcccaaaggatctgaaggacatacttcaactgttcgccccgtggagaaataaacaggactccagcgccgccaccatcgagcttgagagatccatcaaagtacatggtccaatgctctggcttgtcaactggagttggaatttgattttctctccactcagccataaaatcgactagagcttgagactagattgcagtgcatggcttgaagttgatagacaaagcccccagttccactgcccactttgatatacgccccgtggcatcttgattatgaagaatatccaccaacggaAAATCCATAATCCAAGTGATCTtatactcgtcgaaataataaCGTAGCTTTTTTTTTATgcaattagaattgcatataaaagtttctgaactgccgggtatcgtaccttggattcagaaagtacctcgctgacgaaatatacaggcctctgtACTCcgaatgcatggccttcctcgcctcgcttgACTTCAATAGCActactgacaacatgagttgttgccgcgatgtattataaaagtagtagatcttcccccggcaatggtgatGTAAGGATCggcggagactgaaggtgatgtttcagatcttgcagagcccgctcggcctcctccgtccattggaacttatcttggcgcttcaggagcttgaagaagggtagtcctctcttcccgagtcgggagatgaatctgtttaaggctgccatgcatcctgttagcttctacaAATCCTTGATTATggtcggagcctccatatcagtgatggccgtgatcttcacaggattggcttcaattccccggttgctgatgatgaaacCGAGCAATTTTCCTGATGGCACTCCAAAAACacatttggttgggttgagcttccaccgaaatctgcgtaggctgctgaacgtttcttccaagtctgcgatcaagtcgtcggaatttctggtcttgatgaccacgtcatccacgtaggcttcaacattccgatgcagctgatcggcaaagcacatctggatagcgcgctgataggttgctcctgcatttttcaacccgaaggacatagttttgtaagcatatatcctatacggggtgatgaacgcggtcttgatttgatcgccctccttgagcgcaatttgatgataacctgaataacaatcaaggaaacagagtAGAAtgcaacccgccgtcgagtcgacgacttgatcaatgcgctgtagcccgaagtgatccttcgggcaatgtttgttgagatcagtgtaatcaacacacatcctccattcattattcttttttcgtacaaggacgggatttgctacccactctggatggattacttctttaatgaatccagccgcgaggagtttagctatctcccgtttgattgcctcacgcttgtcgtgggcaaaacGCCGTAGGCGTTACTTTTTGGGcacggcctgtgggtgtacattcaaactatgctcgatcagctccctgggcacccctggcatgtcaactggtttccacgcgaatatgtctcggttagcccgaaggaagctgacgagcgcgagttcctatttttctCCTAAGCCCacgccgatgatggcggtcttagatgagtcaccctcctcgagctggatcgtcttgagggccacgtcgtcagtcgactgaatgctcgacttgctggccttcttcgaggggatctccagcccggactgggagagctgctgcgtggccgcgagtacttcccctgaagcatctggcacacgagtagtcaaagcatactggatcgccttcTGATTGCaatcgtatgacttcttcaagtcacctcagagagtgagtactccactgagtcctggcatcttgagaagcagataaacataatgcggcactgccatgaatttggcgagtgccggatgacccaatatggcatgataagaggaTTCGAACTTAgctacttcgaatttaatgaactcggtgcggtagttctccctcgtgccgaaggtgactggaagaactaccataccaagcgggtgcgccgcgttacctgggacgattccatagaagggggacttgcttggaaccagcatgtccgcgaagtccagacccatcttcctcagagtgctggcgaagatgaggttgagaccactcccaccatcgatgagcaccatggtgagcctgacttcagCCACCACTGGAtctaggaccagggggaacttaccgggctccgagaagctcgtccactgatcatcgcgggagaacgagatggggacctccgaccaacggagtggtcatggtaccgccagctcgatggacatgatctcctagagaagcaacttctggtcccgcctagAGCCGAAGTCACCGTCGCccctgaagatgacgttgacggtctccgaagcatcctggaacttcgcgttgcggCCTTGGTCttcttggtcgtcatcctcaggTTCCTTGTTCGCCgatttcttgttcttcttgccacctcCGGAGTTGCTAAATGTCCTCCTgaggtggtaacagtcgatAGCCGCGTGATTGGATCCTgaatgccatgggcacttcttctacaggagcttctcgaactcctcctgagtcgtcgacttcttgcctcgcgggGATGATCCATGgccacgatgagatcatctggcctgcgctttcggggtggacccgaaaagtcccgctggcctttgtcgttgcggttgtcattttgacgcctcagattgctatcttggcactgcgggaaccactcccgcatcttctcctcctgttcggaccagtcgtgcatcatatcacgaaggcccgcaacagtttttggcttgttccgcccgaaatctctgtagatgcccgggtcggtgatgccgttgtagaaacagtcgataaTGTCGTCCTCCAAGATGTTCGCGACGGTAGCACGAATGTTGAAGAAGCgatgtgtgtaggaccgcagaagctcgttacgttcctatttacactgagcaagatcatgacgagtacctgcgcgggcgatcgccccctggaagttgttgatgaagaccttcttgagccgctcccaggagtcgatcgagttgttgctgaggctctccagccatgtgagcggcgcagggtccaaggcCATCGGGGAGTaaacgaccttggtgatgttggagccccctgcgacttcaatggccatAGAGTAGCAGCgcagccattgctgaggagcttgcttgccgtcatacttggtgatgccgatcggcttgaagccctcagggtacttgtagctgctgaaccgcgtagagaaagctggaaaaggtcactgcagtcagtaccttcggtctcgacttcttcgtgtaccttgcgcctggagtcgatcacggactGCGCattgcggccttcattgatgtgttgacgcaggtcttctggaagaggccggtgattggcctgccgcgggttgccccctggaggtggctacTGTCTCCCGCCAGGGGCGTGACTCCCACAGGCGTTGTCGTTGTCGTGGCTGGgttgaggtcgaggacgaccgccagccgttcggccgTGAGCCTGGTTCCGGCTCtcacccacacgctcctcccgGACGGTAGATgctgggttttgctgatccagctggatctaGGCCCTCTGcgtgtaaagaagtgcttgatgcacattcggatcattactgcgctcgagtatggccatgaccctggcaatgttggccaccggagtcctgaagccccgctcgcttacggcggcgaactcagggtcaagctcgcgatgcatagatcgcctacgctcgttgaccctcctccgccggattgtgcgggctctattcctggccctccgcgcctcacgatcggcgtcgttctcgtcgccggcgttggctgtgacctcatcttcaaATACAGCATCGAATTCGACGATGGGGAAGTCGCCATCGTCCTCaccttcttctgccatcagcacctggcgagagacgagctcatcggagcttgcgtcgactagttcagtcgactcctccgccacggtagccaacggcctgccctcctggaaaggcaaaggcttgAGGTGTGGCACCAGCCAATCATTGTCTTCGAGTAGGTCGAAAAGGcgcatgcccttccaatgcacgaagcgCCCCTCCGGTGTGGAAGTGACCATTAGATtactggcgccaaaacaacccgaagccccccgacatgcggtggctttgCCCTTCAAGTTGGAGCAAAAAATCCAGGTCTTTCTCTAACACAGAGAGAGACTCGGAGATGTcagcctcctgaagatcagtggccaaattgcgcgAACCGAGTCGGGATCGGttacgcgaatccttagattggaaccgAGTTGTTGCAGCACCGGATGAAGTCacgccggaagcagactccatctcgatctttgCAGTAGAAGCGTGGATCGACAAGTCATCAAGATTatcgacgaatttgtcgagatCGCTGCGAGGACCCGCCGCAGAagttttggcttcatgtcgacgaggaatcgacaaAAATTgtccgcaccatctgcgatgcagacccacgagccaaaaacgaattgaaaagatgccatcgagttcaccgatggatcttcgatgcgtccccctacttggcgcgccagctgtcggtgttttaccggctgcccaccgaggggtatacccaaggtggtaagtttagcggaggagacgccgagatcaagaactcgaaggtgcaaggaagacaaaacttagacaggttcgggccgcaagatgcgtaataccctacgtcctgtatggtgatttgtattgcctttggtgtagaatgatctggagatcttattttgagagggtccctatcctcccttatatatccgagaggccagggttacaagaatactaaccaacaccagctaaggaatcgcaccagaacatatctcgagtagattccttctgtatcggttagctctatctcctacttaaaataagagataaataagataaataagagataagatggacttaatctcttaaacctcttttaAGCTACAGTCCCGTGACGCCGGGTCTGACAAGATGTGCTTAGTCAATGAAATTGGTTAACATGTTCTTGGTTTTCGCTCTTAATTCTAAACAGCTGGTACTGATTTTGAATCACCTTAAACTTGTCCCAATATAACTGTTCAAAACGTGCAAAACTACGCATACAGCTCGGGGGGAGGTTATGGTGTTATGAAacattagttttttaatttgtGTATTTAATATTTACTTCTTGCACAAATTTGATTTCATAAATTTGATTTCATTTTACTAGATCATATCAAGAATATGAAAATATTTGTTGTTACAGAAGAAAACTTGCGGATCTATCCCAGCAAAAGCTGTTGTTCTGTATGAAAAAAGCTTTTGCAGATTTAGTACTAAGTGAGAACTTTCAGCTCAAAATGCATTCTTATAGGCTGCTGCCTTTCTATATTACGTCTACCCTCTATGTTGTATTATTGTTCATTAATAATGAAGCTTTATCATTGATGTCTGCCAAAATTACTATGAACTATGTTTATTATTTTTCTGTCATTGTCATTCCAAATATGTTACAACTTTGTACTACCCAGCCATCTTAACAAATTCCAGTATTGAAAGAAACAGTATACTAAtctcttttttttcaaaatagTCCAGTCTTTTACAAACATATTATCAATAATTTATATATTCAGGAGCTTATGATTCATTAATTTGTTGTTCCTTTCTTGGTGAAATGGAAGATAGACATGCAATCATCTTTGCAGTTTCTCAATATGCCCTGTGTTTTGAATGCCTTGCTCGCTGCATTTTCTGACATCAAAAAGAGTCGTGCAAATGAAAAACAGTAAATACAAGAACTACCAAGAATCAGTTTATTGTAGTTGAGTGGGGAACCTAGTTTTGACATTACAGGCTTAGACTTAGGCTTGATAACAGACTAAAACCAAAGCACCAAAATGACTGCAGTTGACGAAGTTGGAAATCTGACGATGCCTGGCTGTACTTAGATTTCTTATCCGATACTGTCATGTTTGTGTATAGACTAGTTTAACAAAATCATTCATGACTGCAGGTGGCTCGTGGCAAGCAAAATGGCTTTCTCATCGGTTTTCCGGAGAGTGAATGTCAAAGGACTGATCTCAAATGCTTCAGTGTATGCTAGCGCAACAGGTGATAACGTCTGTGCAGTTGGTGTGACTCGTACTTTTCTTCCATTCTGAACAAGTATTTTACCTGCCTGAGATATTCTCGATTCCAGAATCTTCTGGAGGaatgagcttggtgtttagacGCTGGGCCACCAAGAAGACTGCTGGATCGACAAAAAATGGCCGTGACTCCAATCCCAAATACCTGGGTGTCAAGAAGTTCGGTGGAGAGGTACACCCTTTCTATAATTCTTACTCCATGACATTGATGGGATTCGGAATAACTTTCTTAGTTGCATCAAAATTGCTACCATTTGGAGCCTTTAGGTGCCATATTGATACTTGTTTTCTGAATAACTATCATGCATAGGAATTGATCTGATGCTATTAGTCTGTTAATTGACTATGTACATTTGTGTTAACTTTCCAGAAAGTGGAACCAGGAAACATCATTGTTCGCCAAAGAGGATCGCGCTTCCACCCTGGGGACTATGTTGGCATGGGCAAGGATCACACTCTCTTCTGCCTGAAGGAAGGCCATGTTCGGTTCGAGCGCAACAAGCTGACTGGCAGGAAATGGGTTCATGTTGACCCTATGGCTGGTCATGTGCTCCACCCTGTCTACGCCAGTGGCTCGACTACTGCAGCTGACCTGGATGCACAGTTGTAGGGACCATGCAGTTGCTTATGCTCTTCCAGCGGATTCGCCGCTCCTGTGCTTGTCATCAGCACCACCAAGTGCCTCTCATTACACAATGCAACTTGTTGCAGCAAAGATGCTTGCGAGCAAGAAATGCTGCTATAAGTAGCTTCAGTGAGGAGCAGAAATTTCAGCTTGATTAATGTTCCTTTTTAACATCAGTTTCTTTGAGATGCAATGTTGGTTAGTTTCATGTCTGTGGAAGTGTTGATTACTTGTGGACCGGAATTTTGTCATTTGGTGCATTTTTTGGAACCATGAGCGTTCAACTAGAGGTCAAATGACGAGTGAAAATGTTTGTAAATTGACAAGGTGCTAGCAATTTTCTTTAGAAAATTCTCCACATTGTTCCTATATATATAAACCTAAAATAAAAAAGGCCTCCTCTCAAAACCTGTAGGAAGTCCATCTTTGAGCTTTTCTGCCCCTTTTGGAAACCAAGGAATTTAATAGCAAAGAAAAATTCCAGCGCTAAGAGGGATAAGAAAACTGTAAACTCTGTAGGGAAAGGATTGTGTCATCTCTCTATGCGCTTCCTTCTTCTTGCTCCCCTCTATCCGGAGGATAAGTAGACACACTGCACCCTAGCACGCGTCTAAAATAGATTAAAAATTCTACCGTAACATCCACGTGGGTTCTGGTAGAGCAAGATCCCTTCTAGGATCATGATGTACAAGATATGCTTACTTCTGGTAGATTTTCCTCCAccattatatacatatataccaaCGCCGACATGGATAATATGAAATGGACAGGGCAGAGGCTACGATTGAGCTTGGCCTTGAGTTCCATCCTCAAATCTAACATTCTAACTAGCTTGCTCAATTTACTTTAGAaagtgttatcgccataatttgaccaggccggaagtgggccatggagcaagatgggccaaGAAGACAAGCACGAGAAGcctgcgaatcggaccctgtgcgggtgattgaggccagaaaggccgtgtaatttaggaataaacagttaagattcgtgtcgtgttgggttagggttagttaaagagaacaagtctacggactataaatatgtaccatgaataaacaagaaagagaga
The sequence above is drawn from the Panicum hallii strain FIL2 chromosome 7, PHallii_v3.1, whole genome shotgun sequence genome and encodes:
- the LOC112900038 gene encoding uncharacterized protein LOC112900038, which codes for MAFSSVFRRVNVKGLISNASVYASATESSGGMSLVFRRWATKKTAGSTKNGRDSNPKYLGVKKFGGEKVEPGNIIVRQRGSRFHPGDYVGMGKDHTLFCLKEGHVRFERNKLTGRKWVHVDPMAGHVLHPVYASGSTTAADLDAQL